Proteins encoded within one genomic window of Synergistaceae bacterium DZ-S4:
- a CDS encoding EAL domain-containing protein, whose protein sequence is MPSSPGSSKTGPNRLQGILLTVLVLSVVALHLRFSWNRYNEIASSEAIMLAESVESVIHPEHILELSGSEEDVLNPDYILTKLSLSNLVKTNNPIRFAYLMSQRDGKIIILVDSEPPDSPDYSPPGQIYDEADEEFRSAFKSDKTKLIGPATDRWGRWISAVVPVKDPETGEVIAIFGVDYSASEWYARLRERMIPDLVIISLLILFFVLLRFWSQNSTLKEVSKKLALNEALYRSVFDQAPIGIAIVNDKSFATRSEYIQMNINPMFERIIGWKSSELTDIVWTEITHPDDLGADLEKFDQFKSGKIDGYSLEKRFLRPDGSSVWTNMKISHFLGGPEMQPMHLCLLEDISMRKAAEESLTESERSKAVLLSHIPGMAYRCNYDPDWTMRYASDGCVELTGYPPESLINNRDLSFNDIITPEYRDPLFKEWKRILSERLPFKYEYEITTLSGKRKWVLELAEGIFDRNDEVEALEGIIIDISDRKEIENTLRYNNDHNKWTGLYNRNYLERTLKDDEIMHTDRKKALMCVNLSAVHSLTTAYGFNYTQELIKKISGSLKKLCTEKRMLFHAHENRFVFFIKDYSDKDELLELSDAVIDMLEKFLSPERAGAGIGIVEVDRNSGPDTDQLLKKLLISSEKALSIPGNDFNVYIYDADTEKEIVREQNIKRELASIADNETDGGLYLQYQPILDLKSGRISGFEALARLKSDKLGFVPPLEFIPIAEKTKLIIPIGKKIILQALGFIGRLKAAGRADLTVSVNVSAIQVLANDFKEDLFKMIDEMNVSPKNLGIEITESVFTSDYSVINCILGELREKGMIIAIDDFGTGYSSFAREQELNVDCLKIDKYFIDKLLEVDSDKAITAEIISIAHKMGHYVIAEGVEHEEQKEYLLKNGCEKIQGYLAARPLDEDEAIKKL, encoded by the coding sequence ATGCCCTCTTCACCAGGCAGCTCAAAAACCGGGCCAAACCGCCTGCAAGGTATCCTTCTTACTGTCCTGGTACTGTCTGTCGTCGCCCTTCATTTGCGTTTCTCATGGAACAGATACAATGAAATTGCCTCATCTGAGGCTATCATGCTGGCTGAGTCGGTAGAGTCGGTCATCCATCCCGAGCATATATTGGAGCTCTCAGGCAGCGAAGAAGATGTCTTGAATCCTGATTACATCTTGACAAAACTCAGCCTGTCAAATTTGGTAAAGACAAACAATCCGATCCGTTTCGCCTACCTTATGTCTCAACGTGACGGCAAAATAATTATCCTTGTAGATTCAGAGCCGCCCGATTCACCGGATTACTCCCCCCCGGGACAGATCTACGATGAGGCGGATGAAGAATTCAGATCTGCCTTCAAATCAGACAAGACAAAACTTATCGGTCCCGCGACTGACAGATGGGGAAGATGGATAAGCGCCGTCGTGCCGGTAAAAGACCCCGAAACCGGTGAAGTGATCGCAATCTTTGGCGTAGATTATTCTGCATCAGAGTGGTATGCCCGTTTAAGGGAGCGCATGATCCCCGATCTGGTGATAATAAGCCTCCTGATCCTCTTTTTTGTCCTTCTTCGCTTCTGGAGCCAGAACTCCACACTGAAGGAAGTAAGCAAAAAGCTGGCTCTGAACGAAGCCCTCTACCGCAGCGTATTTGACCAGGCACCGATCGGCATAGCTATAGTAAATGACAAGAGCTTTGCCACGCGATCTGAATATATACAGATGAACATCAACCCCATGTTTGAACGGATCATTGGCTGGAAAAGCAGTGAATTAACGGATATAGTGTGGACAGAAATAACACATCCCGACGATCTTGGCGCCGATCTTGAAAAATTCGATCAGTTCAAGTCCGGTAAAATTGATGGTTATTCGTTGGAAAAACGGTTTTTGAGGCCGGACGGATCAAGTGTATGGACAAACATGAAGATATCCCACTTTCTGGGCGGTCCGGAAATGCAGCCCATGCATCTCTGTCTTCTTGAGGACATATCCATGCGCAAGGCTGCAGAAGAGTCACTGACGGAGAGTGAACGCAGCAAGGCAGTTCTTCTTTCCCATATTCCCGGAATGGCATACAGGTGCAATTACGATCCGGACTGGACGATGCGGTATGCCTCCGACGGCTGTGTGGAACTGACCGGATATCCTCCGGAAAGCCTTATCAACAACAGAGATCTCTCCTTCAACGATATCATAACGCCGGAATATCGCGATCCCCTGTTCAAGGAGTGGAAACGTATCCTTTCCGAGCGGCTGCCGTTTAAGTACGAATATGAGATCACGACCCTCAGTGGAAAACGCAAATGGGTCCTTGAACTGGCGGAAGGCATATTCGACCGGAATGACGAAGTGGAGGCTCTTGAAGGTATTATCATCGATATATCCGATCGGAAAGAAATTGAGAATACCCTCAGGTATAACAACGACCATAACAAATGGACCGGCCTCTACAACAGAAATTATTTGGAGAGGACGCTTAAAGACGATGAAATAATGCATACAGACCGGAAAAAAGCTCTTATGTGCGTAAATCTCTCTGCGGTCCACTCTTTGACCACAGCTTACGGATTCAACTACACTCAGGAACTGATCAAAAAGATATCCGGATCCCTCAAAAAATTATGCACGGAAAAGCGTATGCTCTTCCATGCCCATGAGAACCGCTTTGTCTTCTTCATCAAAGACTACAGTGATAAAGATGAACTGCTTGAACTAAGCGATGCAGTTATTGATATGCTGGAAAAATTCCTTTCGCCGGAAAGAGCCGGAGCAGGAATAGGTATTGTTGAAGTAGACCGGAACAGTGGCCCCGACACTGACCAGCTTTTGAAAAAACTCCTGATCTCATCTGAGAAGGCCCTCAGCATACCGGGAAATGACTTTAACGTCTATATCTACGATGCTGATACAGAAAAGGAAATTGTCCGGGAGCAGAACATAAAACGCGAGCTTGCCTCAATCGCCGACAATGAGACCGACGGAGGTCTATACCTGCAATATCAGCCGATACTTGATCTCAAGTCAGGCCGCATATCAGGTTTTGAGGCACTTGCAAGGTTAAAAAGCGACAAACTCGGGTTTGTTCCTCCGCTCGAATTCATACCGATCGCGGAAAAGACAAAACTAATCATACCGATCGGCAAAAAAATCATTCTTCAGGCCCTCGGATTCATTGGCCGGCTTAAGGCGGCAGGCCGCGCAGACTTGACCGTTTCGGTAAATGTCTCTGCTATTCAGGTACTGGCAAATGATTTCAAAGAAGACCTGTTTAAGATGATCGACGAAATGAATGTCAGCCCTAAGAACCTCGGGATCGAGATAACGGAGTCAGTCTTCACCTCAGATTACAGTGTGATCAACTGCATACTTGGCGAACTTAGAGAAAAAGGGATGATCATAGCGATCGATGACTTCGGAACCGGTTATTCTTCGTTTGCAAGAGAGCAGGAACTTAATGTCGACTGCCTCAAGATCGATAAATATTTTATCGACAAGCTCTTAGAAGTAGACTCAGACAAAGCTATTACTGCAGAAATAATATCAATAGCCCACAAAATGGGGCACTATGTCATTGCAGAAGGCGTAGAGCATGAAGAGCAGAAGGAGTATCTGCTGAAGAACGGATGTGAAAAGATCCAAGGCTATCTTGCAGCACGGCCGCTGGATGAGGATGAGGCGATAAAGAAGCTATAG
- a CDS encoding DUF2703 domain-containing protein, with protein sequence MKNIILSHYTVKDIEPEPWKETWENLVDFGERMAPKLEPMDIKLKLRKVILDEISQDTLMAGNMVTIQSPEIDVEETPIEELMMLEVGFAECDSCTVPDGGGFPCRTLKDFDGNERMVLPEEFFMEATLRVAFKSQHESNCGCSDCSSCASGCGDEERGIRH encoded by the coding sequence ATGAAAAATATTATTCTTTCGCACTATACAGTCAAGGACATCGAGCCCGAACCATGGAAGGAGACATGGGAGAACCTCGTCGACTTCGGTGAGAGGATGGCTCCGAAGCTTGAGCCAATGGACATAAAGCTGAAGCTCAGGAAGGTGATCCTTGACGAGATCTCCCAGGATACCCTGATGGCGGGGAACATGGTAACTATACAGTCGCCGGAGATCGACGTGGAGGAGACGCCCATCGAGGAACTGATGATGCTGGAGGTCGGGTTCGCTGAGTGTGATTCCTGCACGGTCCCGGACGGAGGCGGATTCCCCTGCCGGACGCTGAAGGATTTTGACGGGAACGAGAGAATGGTCCTCCCTGAGGAGTTCTTCATGGAAGCCACTCTCCGTGTGGCATTCAAATCCCAGCACGAGAGCAACTGCGGCTGTTCCGACTGTTCTTCCTGCGCCAGCGGATGCGGCGATGAAGAACGTGGGATCCGCCACTAA
- a CDS encoding cob(I)yrinic acid a,c-diamide adenosyltransferase, with translation MKNVGSATKAGIHKENMMADIKVTTKGGDKGTTSLGNGTRIAKDDIRVELYGTLDECQAALGLARAACKSPKTSEDIFFLEDYLFSAMAYFAECDFPEPDPMILENVSSRVAASIKEAQIFVRPGDSSCGAALHLARTIARRAERTATPLFRDNGITEKSYAFLNRLSDVIYMISLKVDEEEREMNN, from the coding sequence ATGAAGAACGTGGGATCCGCCACTAAAGCCGGAATCCACAAGGAGAACATGATGGCGGACATAAAGGTAACGACAAAGGGCGGAGATAAGGGAACGACTTCACTGGGTAACGGCACAAGGATAGCAAAGGACGACATCCGGGTGGAACTATACGGGACACTGGACGAATGCCAGGCAGCTCTCGGGCTTGCCCGCGCAGCGTGCAAGTCTCCGAAGACCTCCGAGGACATATTCTTTCTTGAAGATTATCTTTTCAGCGCGATGGCATATTTCGCGGAATGCGATTTCCCGGAACCCGACCCCATGATACTGGAAAACGTATCCTCCAGGGTGGCGGCATCGATAAAAGAGGCCCAGATCTTCGTCAGACCTGGAGATTCTTCATGCGGCGCGGCTCTTCACCTTGCAAGGACTATAGCGAGGAGGGCGGAGAGGACAGCAACGCCACTTTTCAGGGATAATGGGATCACGGAAAAGAGTTACGCCTTCCTGAACAGGCTTTCGGACGTCATCTACATGATATCCCTCAAGGTCGACGAGGAAGAGCGGGAGATGAACAACTGA
- a CDS encoding replication-associated recombination protein A, with translation MEEGSLFSRGNDRKTALYEIPLAERMRPETLDDYAGQKHILGPGKPLRVMLEGGKVPSCILYGPPGVGKTTLVRIMSRATGRELLEINAVSAKVETLRTLVDNAKTSKRITGRSAIAFVDEIYHFNTKQQNVLLPSVETGDIILVGTTTENPWFEINKTLLSRMVVYMLKPLEEQDIVSLLERALSDQVKGLGMLGVTAEKSVIGKLAVLAGGDARQALTRLEAAASSVALGGGSEITLKIIAESTGIATQRYDRVADDHYAVISALIKSLRGSDPDAALYWLARMLAAGDDLRFICRRLCIFASEDIGLAEPMALVVAQNAAAAVDRVGLPEADIILGEAVVYLASAPKSNSSYLGIRAALKAVEEGDLMEVPYHLRNDGEGYIYPHDSPGHWVPQAYLPEQRRFYHPGRIGAEARIRERLKLFWKRFADDPEEGPER, from the coding sequence ATGGAAGAGGGCAGTCTTTTCAGCCGGGGAAATGACCGTAAGACGGCACTTTATGAGATACCCCTTGCCGAACGCATGCGACCGGAGACATTGGACGACTACGCCGGTCAGAAGCACATACTTGGTCCAGGAAAACCCTTGCGTGTAATGCTTGAAGGCGGCAAAGTCCCAAGCTGCATCCTTTACGGCCCTCCCGGGGTGGGTAAGACCACCCTCGTCCGCATAATGTCCAGGGCTACGGGAAGGGAACTTCTTGAGATAAACGCGGTAAGCGCCAAGGTCGAGACACTTCGCACCCTTGTAGACAACGCAAAGACCTCCAAAAGGATCACAGGCAGGTCAGCCATAGCGTTCGTGGACGAGATCTACCACTTCAACACAAAACAGCAGAACGTGCTTCTTCCGTCGGTCGAGACCGGAGACATAATATTGGTCGGAACCACGACTGAAAACCCCTGGTTCGAGATAAACAAGACGCTCCTCTCGCGTATGGTCGTTTATATGCTGAAACCCCTTGAAGAGCAGGACATCGTATCGTTGCTTGAAAGAGCACTCTCAGATCAAGTGAAGGGTCTGGGCATGCTTGGCGTAACGGCTGAAAAGTCCGTCATAGGCAAACTGGCTGTGCTCGCCGGAGGAGATGCCAGACAGGCACTGACAAGGCTTGAGGCTGCAGCTTCATCTGTTGCGCTTGGCGGCGGGAGCGAGATTACCCTGAAGATAATCGCCGAAAGCACAGGAATAGCTACACAGCGCTACGACAGGGTCGCGGACGACCACTACGCGGTAATATCCGCGCTGATAAAGAGCCTCAGGGGATCCGATCCGGACGCTGCCCTCTACTGGCTTGCGAGGATGCTCGCCGCGGGGGACGACCTCAGATTCATCTGCAGGAGGCTTTGCATATTCGCATCAGAAGACATAGGCCTGGCAGAGCCGATGGCCCTTGTCGTAGCTCAGAACGCTGCCGCCGCGGTCGACAGGGTCGGGCTTCCCGAAGCCGACATAATACTTGGTGAAGCAGTCGTCTACCTTGCCTCCGCGCCCAAGAGCAACAGCTCTTACCTTGGGATAAGGGCCGCACTGAAAGCGGTGGAAGAGGGAGATCTCATGGAAGTCCCATATCACTTAAGGAATGACGGCGAAGGCTACATTTACCCCCATGACTCACCCGGCCACTGGGTTCCTCAGGCATACCTCCCCGAACAGAGGCGTTTCTACCATCCGGGAAGGATCGGGGCCGAGGCGAGGATAAGGGAGAGGCTCAAACTCTTCTGGAAAAGGTTTGCGGACGACCCGGAAGAGGGACCGGAACGCTGA
- a CDS encoding HAD family phosphatase: MNIKPPFWHPSASKGFIIDWDGVIADTKLDFSGLRERYYGGRRAMLLEDVHTLSPEDQVSFMKELCDLEMEGAGRAEPIPGAFELIKRLRSEGIPYAIVSRNCRKSIELAARTIGLELPEHTWSRDEQKKVKPHPRSLTEAAASIGMEPSDCVLIGDFLYDLQGARRAGMRAVLVQRNEPEWDEWADAVYAKMTDLVADLDDPKPITPWEYREIHSKRGDKWLNAAYDLTLELPDTTSPTLDCWLVRAAALGIGTITISDDFVLGPVEWKASQSFEPYFMGHTISFIAKKYLASRYPMATVTTGGEGIKAPKNSLDLTRFIERKIF, translated from the coding sequence ATGAACATCAAACCACCATTCTGGCATCCATCAGCATCAAAGGGCTTCATCATTGACTGGGACGGTGTCATTGCGGATACTAAGCTTGATTTCTCCGGACTGAGGGAACGATATTACGGAGGAAGAAGGGCTATGCTGCTTGAAGATGTTCACACACTTTCCCCTGAAGATCAAGTCTCCTTCATGAAAGAGCTGTGCGATCTTGAAATGGAGGGGGCCGGCAGGGCTGAGCCCATACCAGGAGCATTCGAGCTGATAAAACGGTTGAGATCCGAAGGCATCCCCTATGCGATAGTATCCAGGAACTGCCGTAAGTCGATCGAACTTGCAGCCAGGACCATCGGCCTTGAACTTCCCGAACATACGTGGAGCAGGGATGAACAGAAAAAGGTGAAGCCTCACCCCCGTTCCCTTACGGAGGCCGCTGCTTCTATAGGTATGGAACCTTCCGACTGTGTCTTGATCGGAGATTTTCTTTACGACCTGCAGGGAGCCAGGAGAGCCGGAATGAGGGCCGTCCTAGTGCAGAGGAACGAACCTGAGTGGGATGAATGGGCAGACGCTGTTTACGCCAAAATGACAGATCTTGTGGCAGACCTGGACGACCCTAAGCCAATAACGCCGTGGGAATACAGGGAGATACACTCAAAGCGCGGCGACAAGTGGCTTAACGCTGCCTACGACCTTACGCTGGAGCTTCCCGACACGACATCTCCCACCCTGGACTGCTGGCTTGTCAGGGCCGCCGCCCTGGGTATCGGGACCATAACGATCTCCGACGATTTTGTGCTCGGTCCTGTCGAATGGAAGGCCAGCCAGTCCTTTGAGCCGTACTTTATGGGACATACGATATCATTCATTGCCAAAAAGTACCTTGCGTCACGTTATCCCATGGCCACAGTGACCACGGGAGGAGAGGGGATCAAGGCGCCGAAGAACTCTCTTGACCTGACGAGGTTCATCGAAAGAAAGATCTTCTAA